The following coding sequences lie in one Corynebacterium humireducens NBRC 106098 = DSM 45392 genomic window:
- the groES gene encoding co-chaperone GroES has translation MANVNIKPLEDKVLVEITETENTTASGLVIPDSAKEKRQEATVVAVGPGRMDDDGDRIPVDVKVGDVVIFSPYGGTELKYEDKEYLLLSARDLLAIVEK, from the coding sequence GTGGCAAACGTCAACATCAAGCCGCTCGAGGACAAGGTCCTGGTCGAGATCACCGAGACCGAGAACACCACCGCCTCCGGCCTCGTCATCCCGGACTCCGCCAAGGAGAAGCGCCAGGAGGCGACCGTCGTCGCCGTCGGCCCGGGCCGCATGGACGATGACGGGGACCGCATCCCGGTGGACGTCAAGGTCGGCGACGTCGTCATCTTCTCCCCCTACGGTGGTACCGAGCTGAAGTACGAGGACAAGGAGTACCTCCTGCTCTCCGCTCGTGACCTGCTCGCCATCGTCGAGAAGTAG